GAGCTCACGGGCGCCGTCTCGGTCGACCGCCTGGTCGCCCACGTCCTGCGCCTGCGACGCCACCACCTGCCGCTCGTCGTCACCGTCGCCGACCCGTCCGTCGAGGCGCTCGCCCGCCGCCCGCTCACCTCGACCGAAGCGCTGTACGAGCGAACGGTGGCGGAGCGCCTGCTGGCCGAGCGCGCCGCGGCGCTGTCCGCGCTGCGCGCCCGCGGCGTGGCCACGCTGGACGTGCCCGCCGATCGGCTGAGCGTGGCCGTTATCGACCGCTACCTGGCGCTCAAGGCGCGGCAGGCGATCTGAGGCGTGAGGCGTTCGCCCACGGGGCGCGCGACCGGGTCGGCGATTGTCGCGTAGAATCCGCCGTCCGTCCGCGCGACCGCTCCACATGCTGCGCCACGAGGTGCCCCGTGCCCCCGATCACCGAACAGCAGATCCGCCAGACCGCCGTCCTGTGCCACCTGGCCGCCTTCCTGGGAATGGTCATCCCGCTCGGCTCGCTCTTCGGCCCGCTCGCCGTCTGGCTGGTCAAGCGGGCTGACGATCCGTTCATCGACGAGAACGGCCGGGAAGCCGTGAACTTCCAGCTCTCGAAGCTGATCTACTTCGTCGTCCTGATCTTTGTCGGCATCGTGACGACGTTCGGGTCCGTGGGCGGCATGATGGCCGGCTCCGGAATGGACTCGTCGGCCCTATCGTTCGGCGCGGTGGCAGCCATGTTCGGCAGCTTCGGGCTGATCGGCATCGGACTGCTGGCAGTCTTCCTCCTCGGCCTGATCTGCCCGATCATCGCCGCGCTCAAGGCCGACAAGGGCGAGGCGTTCCGCTATCCGGTGACGATGCGGTTCGTGCGGTAGCCGGCCGTCGACGCCGTGCCCGGCGCGATGCGCGCCCCTCACGGCGCGCGCATCGCCGCCCCGTCCGCCAGGCGCACCGGTATGAGCAGCCGGTTGCCCTCGACCCGCGCCGCCAGTCCCGCCGCCGCCAGTCCCGCGACCTCGATCCCGTGCGTCGGCAGTGCCTCCCAATCGCCGTCGCTGGCCGTGTACGTGCCGATCGACAGCGTGTAGTCACCCGCCGGCAGGCCGCGCACGTCCAGCGCGTGCCGCGTCGCGACGTCGACGCCGGGCGTCCAATCGTCCGTCCCGTCGCCTGCGTCATCGACCAACCGCTCGTCCAGCTGGGCGCGCTGGGCGCCGGTGGCATCCATCAGCTGCACGCTCAGCGTGGCGGGCGGGTCGATCGGGCCGACGGCCCGCCAGGCGAACCGGAGCGCGCCCTGACGGTCGTTGGGCCAGGGCCCGTCCGGCAGGGCGAGCCCGTGCAGGCGGAGGGTGCCGGCAGCGCCGAAGTCGACGGACAGTCGGCGCGACACGGCCGGAAGGAGCGCCCGCGGGTCGGCATCCCGGTAGCCGTCGATCACGAGGTCGCCGATGACGTGGTGATCGAAGCGATGCGCGCCGGTCTCCAGCAAGAGCGTCATGCGCGCGTCGGCGGGTGCGCGTTCGCCCTCTGCGCGGTGGACGTGCCAGACGCGCGGCAGACGCCCGAGCGCGTCGATCACGCCGCGGGCCATGTGCACGTCGTCCGTCGCGTCGCCGTACTTGATGATCGGGAGAGGGCC
Above is a window of Candidatus Avedoeria danica DNA encoding:
- a CDS encoding DUF4870 domain-containing protein; the encoded protein is MVIPLGSLFGPLAVWLVKRADDPFIDENGREAVNFQLSKLIYFVVLIFVGIVTTFGSVGGMMAGSGMDSSALSFGAVAAMFGSFGLIGIGLLAVFLLGLICPIIAALKADKGEAFRYPVTMRFVR